From a single Candidatus Dormiibacterota bacterium genomic region:
- a CDS encoding XdhC family protein translates to MQFLERVAELERERVPFAFAVVVSRRSPVSSHLGDRALVFADGRMEGFVGGSCSRDIVRRYGLEAIRSGAPRLLHIRPEPSSGEQTPSGGDSLGAEHVFIPMSCASEGAADVYVEPHLPARRLIVAGFTPVAQALVRMAGALEYDVVRVVDEDETADLADYSGVVVKVGDLRDFANKLSALERARTVAVVASLGHYDEAALDALLDAHLAFIGLVASRKRAARVFGVLAQGGRSPEQLAAIRNPVGLDIGARTPGDVAVSIFAEIVAASPSAPMPELDESEAAVPAIALDPICGMDVEIENARHRFEYEGRTYYFCAAGCRAAFAADPAAVLSSKGSA, encoded by the coding sequence ATGCAGTTCCTAGAGCGGGTAGCGGAGCTCGAACGCGAGCGCGTTCCGTTTGCGTTCGCCGTCGTCGTTTCGCGGCGTTCGCCCGTAAGTTCTCACCTTGGCGATCGCGCGCTCGTGTTTGCCGATGGCCGCATGGAAGGGTTTGTCGGCGGATCGTGCTCGCGCGACATCGTGCGGCGTTACGGCCTGGAAGCGATCCGCAGCGGAGCGCCGCGGCTGCTGCACATTCGCCCCGAACCGTCGTCCGGCGAACAAACGCCGTCCGGCGGCGATAGCCTGGGTGCGGAGCACGTCTTCATTCCGATGAGTTGTGCCTCCGAGGGTGCCGCCGATGTGTACGTCGAGCCGCACTTACCGGCGCGGCGCTTGATCGTTGCGGGCTTTACGCCGGTCGCGCAGGCGCTCGTTCGCATGGCGGGTGCGCTTGAATACGACGTCGTGCGCGTGGTCGACGAAGACGAAACCGCAGACCTTGCGGATTATTCGGGAGTCGTCGTGAAAGTGGGCGACCTGCGCGATTTCGCGAACAAACTTTCGGCGCTGGAGCGTGCGCGCACGGTTGCCGTCGTCGCATCGCTCGGGCATTACGACGAGGCGGCGCTCGACGCGCTCCTCGACGCGCACCTTGCTTTTATCGGTCTGGTCGCGAGCCGGAAGCGCGCCGCGCGCGTGTTCGGCGTGCTCGCGCAGGGAGGGCGTTCGCCCGAGCAACTCGCCGCGATCCGCAATCCGGTTGGGCTCGATATCGGAGCGCGCACCCCGGGAGACGTTGCCGTTTCGATTTTCGCGGAGATCGTTGCGGCCTCACCGTCGGCCCCAATGCCGGAACTCGACGAAAGCGAGGCCGCGGTTCCGGCGATCGCGCTCGATCCGATCTGCGGAATGGATGTCGAGATCGAGAACGCGCGCCATCGCTTCGAATACGAAGGGCGCACCTATTACTTTTGTGCGGCCGGGTGCCGTGCCGCCTTCGCAGCCGATCCGGCGGCCGTGCTCTCCTCGAAAGGCAGCGCTTGA
- a CDS encoding MoxR family ATPase: MLALEKPLLLEGPAGVGKTESAKVLADVLGTRLIRLQCYEGLDAASALYEWNYPKQLLRIRLTEHDAADTLAREAEIFSEAFLLKRPLLEAITQDVAPVLLIDEIDRADEAFEAFLLELLGEFQISIPELGTVRARSRPFVIVTSNRSRELSDALRRRCLYHWLEYPTREREVEILRARLPDIDQKLAEQIARFMEFLRAQPFEKVPGVAESLDWALALVRLHRAALDERTIELTHGCILKVQRDWELLQEQRTRYVPLLSDAGVQETAATEPDYGIGSVRARRG; encoded by the coding sequence ATGCTCGCGCTCGAGAAACCGCTCTTACTCGAAGGCCCCGCAGGCGTGGGAAAGACCGAGAGTGCGAAGGTCCTCGCCGATGTCCTGGGAACGCGCCTCATCCGCTTGCAGTGCTACGAGGGGTTGGATGCCGCGAGCGCGCTCTACGAATGGAATTATCCGAAGCAACTCCTGCGCATTCGGCTCACCGAACACGATGCAGCCGACACGCTCGCGCGCGAAGCGGAGATCTTCAGCGAAGCGTTTCTGCTCAAGCGGCCGCTGCTGGAAGCGATTACGCAGGACGTAGCCCCCGTATTATTGATCGACGAGATCGATCGCGCCGACGAAGCGTTCGAAGCGTTCTTGTTGGAGTTGCTCGGAGAGTTTCAGATTTCGATACCGGAACTCGGGACGGTCCGCGCGCGGTCGCGGCCGTTCGTGATCGTTACCTCGAACCGCTCGCGAGAACTCTCCGATGCGTTGCGGCGCCGTTGTCTCTACCACTGGCTGGAGTATCCGACGCGCGAGCGCGAGGTGGAGATCCTGCGCGCCAGGCTTCCGGATATCGATCAAAAACTGGCCGAGCAGATCGCGCGTTTCATGGAGTTTTTGCGCGCGCAACCCTTCGAAAAGGTACCGGGTGTCGCGGAGAGCTTGGATTGGGCGCTCGCGCTCGTGCGGCTCCATCGAGCGGCGCTCGACGAGCGGACGATCGAACTCACACACGGCTGTATCCTCAAGGTGCAACGAGACTGGGAGCTGCTCCAGGAGCAGCGCACGCGCTACGTGCCGTTGCTCTCGGATGCGGGAGTGCAGGAGACTGCCGCAACCGAGCCCGATTACGGCATCGGCTCGGTGCGGGCGCGCCGTGGCTGA
- a CDS encoding VWA domain-containing protein — MAERSAELSRRVLEFFTVLRETHGFSAGQREVHDALRALDLLGITNPARVRAALRAVACSSPEQVAVFEDAYRHVFLAPDEGVPQAAYAPRHSRPGAQPEPSPGLPARERKGDPHDDEADGDASDGPSRERRVADETPDAATAWMMLRARFSPIAATADPPSIDPCGLEEMESATRKLVRSVHLGRSRRWAPQPRGPRFDLRRTLRASLQTGGDPLTLHRLGPPRRAPRIVLLVDGSRSMAEHATVLLQFAYALGRATRRARTYVFSTDLHDVTRILASVRPGTELPSLGESWGGGTRIGASLASFVREHGVRVLDEQTLVIVASDGLDASEGAQLERAMREIRRRCAAVVWLNPHARSQGFAPTAGGMRSAGPFIDVLDALHTARDVERMAERLWRTRLHA; from the coding sequence GTGGCTGAACGCTCCGCCGAACTCTCCCGCAGAGTGCTGGAGTTCTTTACGGTGCTGCGGGAGACGCACGGTTTTTCCGCGGGCCAGCGCGAGGTCCACGATGCGCTGCGCGCGCTCGATCTGCTCGGCATCACGAATCCCGCGCGCGTGCGGGCGGCGCTGCGTGCCGTCGCGTGCAGTTCGCCCGAGCAGGTTGCGGTGTTCGAAGACGCCTATCGGCACGTCTTCCTCGCACCCGATGAAGGCGTACCGCAGGCCGCATACGCACCGCGCCATTCGCGCCCCGGAGCGCAGCCCGAACCGTCTCCCGGCCTCCCGGCGCGCGAGCGCAAAGGCGACCCGCACGATGATGAAGCCGACGGCGACGCAAGCGACGGCCCGTCGCGCGAGCGACGCGTCGCCGACGAAACGCCCGATGCGGCTACGGCATGGATGATGTTGCGCGCGCGGTTTAGCCCGATCGCAGCAACTGCGGATCCGCCATCCATCGACCCATGCGGCTTGGAAGAGATGGAGTCGGCAACGCGCAAACTCGTGCGCAGCGTGCATTTGGGGCGGTCGCGTCGTTGGGCGCCGCAACCGCGCGGGCCGCGCTTCGACCTGCGACGCACGCTCCGCGCGAGCTTGCAGACCGGCGGCGATCCCCTCACGCTCCATCGGCTTGGCCCGCCGCGCCGCGCTCCGCGCATCGTCTTACTCGTCGACGGCAGCCGTTCGATGGCGGAACACGCGACGGTGTTGTTGCAATTCGCCTATGCGCTTGGACGCGCGACGCGGCGCGCGCGTACCTACGTGTTCAGCACCGATCTCCACGACGTCACGCGTATCCTCGCATCCGTGCGGCCGGGCACCGAACTGCCGAGCCTGGGTGAATCGTGGGGTGGCGGCACGCGGATCGGGGCGAGCTTGGCGAGCTTCGTTCGCGAGCACGGCGTACGCGTGCTCGACGAGCAGACGCTCGTGATCGTGGCGAGCGATGGGCTGGACGCGAGCGAGGGAGCGCAACTCGAGCGCGCGATGCGTGAGATCCGGCGGCGCTGTGCGGCGGTGGTCTGGCTAAATCCGCACGCGCGCTCGCAAGGCTTCGCTCCGACCGCGGGCGGAATGCGTTCGGCGGGGCCGTTTATCGATGTGCTCGACGCACTGCATACCGCGCGCGATGTGGAGCGCATGGCCGAGCGCCTATGGCGGACGCGCTTGCATGCGTGA
- a CDS encoding XdhC/CoxI family protein: MRDFFAVVARWSRERTPFALATLVDVRNAAPAPLGASMAATADCTVAGDIGAGCYEGEIVEAAMETARDGKSRVLSIDLSSDDPLTGGTGCGGFLEVVTWRPPAGFDVVAGAIVAGRTDVTFPIAYEREGSMREFVMHVPARRTLIVVGGTTLAKEVASFAARLEYRTVVVDPRPAFATPERLAGVDEIIVDWPQDVLAAMLSATTPLLVISHDPKIDLPALRAGLASEAPYIGLLGSHRAQEGRRAALRADGFGEAALARIHGPAGLDIGGVTMAETAVSIVAEIVAVARERGGGPLLRHGGSIHNLAR; the protein is encoded by the coding sequence ATGCGTGATTTCTTCGCGGTGGTCGCGCGCTGGAGCCGGGAGCGAACGCCGTTTGCTTTGGCAACGCTCGTGGACGTCCGCAATGCTGCTCCGGCACCGCTCGGCGCCTCCATGGCGGCCACCGCAGATTGCACGGTTGCCGGGGATATCGGTGCGGGTTGCTACGAAGGCGAGATCGTCGAAGCTGCAATGGAAACGGCTCGCGACGGGAAGTCGCGCGTACTCTCGATCGACCTGAGCAGCGACGATCCTCTCACCGGCGGCACCGGATGCGGCGGCTTTTTAGAGGTGGTGACGTGGCGGCCGCCGGCGGGCTTCGACGTTGTTGCCGGCGCCATCGTAGCCGGCCGTACCGATGTGACGTTTCCGATCGCGTACGAACGCGAGGGAAGCATGCGGGAATTCGTGATGCACGTTCCCGCGCGTCGCACGCTGATCGTCGTCGGCGGCACGACGCTCGCAAAAGAGGTGGCGTCGTTCGCGGCGCGCTTGGAGTATCGCACGGTGGTCGTCGACCCGCGCCCCGCCTTCGCAACGCCCGAGCGCCTTGCCGGCGTCGACGAAATCATCGTCGATTGGCCGCAGGACGTGCTAGCGGCGATGCTGAGCGCGACAACGCCGTTGCTCGTCATCTCGCACGATCCGAAAATCGACTTGCCGGCGTTGCGCGCCGGGCTCGCGAGCGAGGCGCCGTACATCGGCCTGCTGGGGAGCCATCGCGCCCAGGAAGGACGACGAGCGGCGTTGCGCGCGGATGGTTTCGGCGAGGCCGCACTCGCTCGGATTCACGGCCCGGCCGGCTTGGACATCGGCGGCGTCACCATGGCTGAGACCGCCGTCTCGATCGTCGCCGAAATCGTCGCGGTCGCGCGCGAGCGCGGCGGCGGGCCGCTCCTGCGCCACGGCGGATCGATTCACAACCTCGCGCGCTAG